The following is a genomic window from Treponema pallidum subsp. pallidum str. Nichols.
ATATGCACCAGCAATGCCATCACCGCAAGCGTAAAGTTCAAAACAAAACCCACTGCAGCGTAAGAAACGTAGCTGGCTACCGCACAAGACAGCGAAAGAAGAGCTGCACCAAAAAGAACAAGCGTCACGTATGCAAGAGCACAGGGTGCATAATCAAAATATCCCAGAGAAAAAATAGAAAGAGGGATAGCAGTACTGACAACAATCATCCCACCGTACACTGAAAGCAGCGATAGATACTTTGTCAAAACAATCGTTCGTTCTGCAATCGGAAAAGAAAAAAGCAGTGTATCGGTTCCTGACTTTCGCTCATGAGACCATACATGCATTGTCAGCAGCGGTATGATAATGCAGAAAAGAAGTGGTGCATTAAGAAAAAAACTTTGAAGCTCAGATATCCCCGCATTTAACCAAAAATTTACTCCAATGAACGGTATGGTCAGACCAAGGTGCAGTAGTACGTGACACACGTAAGTTACCGGTGAAGTGAGTAGAGAACGCAGCTCCTTTTTATACAAAGTAAAAAATTGTTTACACTGCATAGCACGCAGCATCCTGTGCACTCTGCCATTGCATATACTGCTCAAATACAAAAGCGATAAAGGTTCCTGTTTCAAGGTGCAATGCTACTGTTTGCTTTTTCTCAGGAAATTCTCGCACGATGCGCGCTGCTATTTGCGCTCTATTTCCTGAGAAAAGAACATGTCCTGCATGCAATAAGACAAACACGTCGCACAACGCTTCGATCTCCTGCACCGCGTGCGTAGAAAACACCACAGCAAGATTATTGTTTTGCGCAACAATCTCTTTATGGAATTCCTTCAGATATACAATATCCAAACCAGAAAGAGGCTCATCTAAGACAAGGAGTTTGGGACGGTGTACCAATGCCTGCGCAAGCCCAACCCTCTGTTTATATCCTTTAGAAAGATTGCGCACACGTCTGTGTGCAACAGACTGCAACTGGAATAATTCTATCATTTCAGCGGTGCGTGCCTCCCCATCGGCAAGTTGAAATATGCGGGCAACAAAAAGAATATGTTGCTCAACCGTCATATCTGCGTATAGCGGATTCTGCTCATGCAGAACACCAATATGACGCCGATACCCTACCGGGTAGCGTGATAAAGAACAATGACACGCATACACTTCCCCCGAAGACGGATGAATCAACCCACCAATCACGCGAAGTACAGTGCTTTTCCCTGCACCGTTCAACCCCAATATCCCGCACACCTGTCCCCTTTCAACACAAAAGGTTACGTCTTCACACCCACGTACCGGATGGCGCCTGGAGCCATAATGTTTCGTTAAACTGGTTACACGAAGTACTTCCATATTCACCGTCAAAAAAGAATTCAAGACAGCAGACACACCACTGCAGTTAATACACAGATTTTTATAGAAAACACATCCTCACGATTCTTTTTTTTGACGTGCTAAAATTTGCCTTGCCTTTGCTTGTAGAGCTCCAAACTTATTATCCCCCGCTATTTTTTCTATGTGCTCAGAAAGAGCTGAATACTGATTTGTTTGATACATATCAAGTCCAATACCCACGGTTAACACATCCTTTGATGCGAGGTAAGCAGCTGCTATTGTCTGTCCCAACTCAGTACGTGTCTTTGCAAATGCTTTCCCCAGGGCGTACCTCAACTGTTTTTTCGTATCGTTGAGAACAACATCAAGCATTACCTTCTCGATATGCTGATACAAAGCACTGATGGTATATTGCATCCCTGCTGCAGCAACGCGTGCACGCAGTGTGTCGCTTTTTTTCTCATCCAGGAGGACATCACGTAGCCAATCATTTCCTTCCCCAAGATTATATTTAGCAACAAGATCAACAGCCTTATGTAACACCGCATCAACGGGATCAGACTGTGCCCGGTACAAAACATACGGGAAATACGACGCACACAACACCCGTTCTGCAACTGCTAATGCCTCTAGTCTTGCTCTGTAATGTGTATCCCTAAAACCTTCAATGACAATATTACGCGCTTCATCTGTATCGAGCAAACCTGCTCCTTTAATCGAGGCTATTCTCAGAATAGGATCTGACTCCTCAGATAACACGGATAATATTTCCACCGCATCGGAACGTCCAATACCTGCCAGTCCTACAGCAGCAGAAGCTCGAACGACACTATTTTCCTCCGAGCTCATTACCACCAGTTTAAAAAAATCAAAAGCATGCTCAGCATGCAACTGCTCAAGAGCTGCCATAACGTTTTGTTTCCTGATCAACGTCTTTTTATCGTCATCGAAATGAATATTCTCATAATACCTCACTAAAAATTCGGAATCTTCCGTACTCCCCATGTTTCCAAGTGCGACAATGCATTCATCAGCATACTGAGACACTTCACTGCTCAACACTTCCCTTAATAAAGGAGTCAACTCTCTCGCCTCAAGACCTGAGATGTATCGTATCGCTGACTTAACTACCATCGGATTATGTTCCGTTACCTGTTGCAATACATCCACCGCAACAGACTGCGCACAATCATTTTTCTGAAACAAGAAAAAATCAAACAACAACGCCTTTAATTCAGAACTTTTTGTGCGTCCGCACAACATACACAACGTTTCGTTTAATGAGGCGTTATTTTCCTTCTTTAACTCTTCTATCAAGGAGATAATATCAGAAACTAATCCATACTTGATGGTATTCATCCTTTTCTTTAGAAGAACCGTTTTCTCATCAGTGATATCTATATGACGCTCCTGTTCTTGCACGTGCTGCGTTCCCGTTTCCTTAGCAAACATGGGGACACCCCTCCCTAAGAAAAGGATTGCTACATGCACGCTACAGTAGTGCACGAAAAGACTGCTCCCTTTCACCCCATTTCCCCTCCGTTCCATTCTATATCTCTCTATTTTAAAGACAGACGGACTGTCTGAGCGAAGATGCACGATACTGTCTTTCCTGCATGAATCCAGCACACCACACGTAAAAGATCAAAAACAAAAACGTCAAGACGGGAAAAAACACTCCCCAAAATGGAGAAAAATATTCTTCCCTCGCACAGACGATACTCGTCATTTCAACAACATAGTATGCGCTTGCAAGGACTACACTACAAAAGATGTACATGATGAGCGATCTCTTTTTTAGAAAAGAACCTGTCAAAAAGGACAAACAGAGCATAATGCACATCGTAAGAGGAAAATAAAATTTCTTGTAGAATCGGATTGACAACTCTCTATGAGGCTTTGACGCATATTTTAACGTATGAAGCGTCTCTTTTATTTTCTGGATGGACATACCTTTTGTTAAAAAATCCTGATGATCAAATAATTCAAGCGGTTCTCTCAACTCGAAAGAATCAAGATATTCAGAAACCATAAGTTTCATTTCATGAGTGATAGTATATACAACCGGTTTTATAAGAACCCACCTGTCTTTCTGCCAATGTGCAGTGTGTGCTTCGATAAGCTTCTGAATAGTACCGTTACTATTTTTCATAATAACTAACATATCAACGAGCACCTTTTGTCCTCTGTGATACGCACCCGCAATGGAGATTATCTTACCATCAAAAGAAGAAGCAACAACGTCATTTTCACTATTCCCCTGAGCATAGCTCACAGTACGTGCAATGATTTCATCCTTTTTTGACTGAGAAACAACTACCACACTATTGTCAAATGCAAATATTCCAATTGCTAAGAAACACATAAAACCAAACCACGGGCCTACGATACTAAAAAAAGATAACCCACCGAAATGGATGGCAAGAAATTCATTTTGGACATACAAGATTCGCACAGTATACGTTGCAGCAAAAAGCACAGACAAAGGACAGCACAGCAGTACATAATGTGGGATAGATACATACCATATCTTCACCAAAGAAGAAAAACGATACCCATTCGAAATAAACTGCGTAAGATTAACCAGAATATCAATAGCATCGAGAATCATACTCGCACACACGAGCACTAGAAAAAAAATTGGTAAGAACATGTCCAACATATACACCTGCAGTATTTTCATACTGCAGATTTTCTCATTGACAAAATCAATGCAGTAAAAAACAATGCGGCGTTTGGAATCCACAGTGCAAGGGAAGGAACAATACTAAGCCTCAACGCAAGTTCTTGTCCTCCGATAGAGATAATCCAATACCCTAGTACAACAATAAGCCCTCCTACAAATCCTTTCCCCTGGGAAGAAATATTGCTAAGTGTACTCAAACCAAAAGACAAAAAAATAAAAAGCACTACGCTTATCGGGTGAGAAAATTTTTTTTGGAATTCCAATTGGTACGTCGCGATATGTCTCGGGTTTTCCTTTGCTTTTATTTTTTCCTGTATCTCCCGGTATAAACTACAGGTCGAAAAGCCACCCGGCCCCAATCCCATAAAATACTCTGGTTGTGTTTGCTGCGTATGCACGTGATAGTCAGCTCTTCCACCGTAAATGAGATCGCAAATACGGGGGCGGGTGCGATATACAATGAGCATACAAGGATCATGCATTCGTATCGTAAACGGTACAGTTTGATCTGCGCTCGATTCGAGTACGGACTTTCTACTACTCACAACCTTCAAACTACGGGAATCGCTTTTGTCGACAATTAAAAGTTGATACATAACGGAGTGAAATACTTCACCAACCGACAGTATAACCCCATTGTGTTTTCTAGTTGTGTGAGATTCAAATCCCAAGGATGGCACGGAACTGAGTACGCGCCAATACACCTGCCTTAATCGTATAAAGCTTGCAGGTACCACCACGTCGCTAAAAACAAATACAAAAAGCGCACTGCACAAACCAATCGACAAAAGAGGGAATATCAAAAACCGCGGCGAAACGCCCAGCACTTGCAGCGCAAGCAGTTCAAGGTTGTTACGCAGCCGCCCCAACCCCAAGAGGGAACCGACCAACACGGCAAAAGGAGTAACGTAAATCAACGCAGCGGGAATGGAATACAGCAACAGCCGGACCACGTCCGCAGCGCTCACGTGCTTGGTAAGTAATGTCTGCGCAAAAAGCAGTACGTTGTTCACAAAAAAAACCAAGAAAAAGCACAGCACGCCCACCAGGATGTGTTTGAACACTACCTCGCACACGTACACAAAAAGCACTCTTCTCCACATCTAGGTAACTACAGAACCCCTGTGGATCCGTACCCTCCTTTTCCCCGTTCAGTCAGCGAGATACTACCGGAGCGCACATATTCAACACGGAGCACAGAAGAAATCACCGCCTGCGCGATACGATCTCCATGGGAGACTACGAAAGCAGCTAGCCCAAGGTTGACAAGCAACACGCGTATTTCCCCCCGGTAGTCAGCGTCTATCGTTCCCGGGGAATTTAAAACCGTCACTCCGTATTCGAGTGCTAACCCAGAGCGGGGACGAATTTGCATCTCCAACCCCACAGGAAGCTCCACACAAACACCCGTGGGGACGAGAACCCGGCCCAGGGGATGAACCTCAAGCGGTCCTCCGGGAAGAAAGGCCCGCAAATCGGCTCCACTTGAGCCTAACGTCTGGTACTCGGGAAAAGAAGCT
Proteins encoded in this region:
- a CDS encoding ABC transporter permease gives rise to the protein MLRAMQCKQFFTLYKKELRSLLTSPVTYVCHVLLHLGLTIPFIGVNFWLNAGISELQSFFLNAPLLFCIIIPLLTMHVWSHERKSGTDTLLFSFPIAERTIVLTKYLSLLSVYGGMIVVSTAIPLSIFSLGYFDYAPCALAYVTLVLFGAALLSLSCAVASYVSYAAVGFVLNFTLAVMALLVHIPARVFISHRYIRACVSWVSFVYHFESAARGIFDLSDFAFYIFVAIAGIELQCLIVRVRFR
- a CDS encoding ATP-binding cassette domain-containing protein, whose protein sequence is MEVLRVTSLTKHYGSRRHPVRGCEDVTFCVERGQVCGILGLNGAGKSTVLRVIGGLIHPSSGEVYACHCSLSRYPVGYRRHIGVLHEQNPLYADMTVEQHILFVARIFQLADGEARTAEMIELFQLQSVAHRRVRNLSKGYKQRVGLAQALVHRPKLLVLDEPLSGLDIVYLKEFHKEIVAQNNNLAVVFSTHAVQEIEALCDVFVLLHAGHVLFSGNRAQIAARIVREFPEKKQTVALHLETGTFIAFVFEQYMQWQSAQDAACYAV
- a CDS encoding HEAT repeat domain-containing protein; translated protein: MERRGNGVKGSSLFVHYCSVHVAILFLGRGVPMFAKETGTQHVQEQERHIDITDEKTVLLKKRMNTIKYGLVSDIISLIEELKKENNASLNETLCMLCGRTKSSELKALLFDFFLFQKNDCAQSVAVDVLQQVTEHNPMVVKSAIRYISGLEARELTPLLREVLSSEVSQYADECIVALGNMGSTEDSEFLVRYYENIHFDDDKKTLIRKQNVMAALEQLHAEHAFDFFKLVVMSSEENSVVRASAAVGLAGIGRSDAVEILSVLSEESDPILRIASIKGAGLLDTDEARNIVIEGFRDTHYRARLEALAVAERVLCASYFPYVLYRAQSDPVDAVLHKAVDLVAKYNLGEGNDWLRDVLLDEKKSDTLRARVAAAGMQYTISALYQHIEKVMLDVVLNDTKKQLRYALGKAFAKTRTELGQTIAAAYLASKDVLTVGIGLDMYQTNQYSALSEHIEKIAGDNKFGALQAKARQILARQKKES
- a CDS encoding LptF/LptG family permease, which produces MKILQVYMLDMFLPIFFLVLVCASMILDAIDILVNLTQFISNGYRFSSLVKIWYVSIPHYVLLCCPLSVLFAATYTVRILYVQNEFLAIHFGGLSFFSIVGPWFGFMCFLAIGIFAFDNSVVVVSQSKKDEIIARTVSYAQGNSENDVVASSFDGKIISIAGAYHRGQKVLVDMLVIMKNSNGTIQKLIEAHTAHWQKDRWVLIKPVVYTITHEMKLMVSEYLDSFELREPLELFDHQDFLTKGMSIQKIKETLHTLKYASKPHRELSIRFYKKFYFPLTMCIMLCLSFLTGSFLKKRSLIMYIFCSVVLASAYYVVEMTSIVCAREEYFSPFWGVFFPVLTFLFLIFYVWCAGFMQERQYRASSLRQSVCL
- a CDS encoding LptF/LptG family permease, which codes for MLFVYVCEVVFKHILVGVLCFFLVFFVNNVLLFAQTLLTKHVSAADVVRLLLYSIPAALIYVTPFAVLVGSLLGLGRLRNNLELLALQVLGVSPRFLIFPLLSIGLCSALFVFVFSDVVVPASFIRLRQVYWRVLSSVPSLGFESHTTRKHNGVILSVGEVFHSVMYQLLIVDKSDSRSLKVVSSRKSVLESSADQTVPFTIRMHDPCMLIVYRTRPRICDLIYGGRADYHVHTQQTQPEYFMGLGPGGFSTCSLYREIQEKIKAKENPRHIATYQLEFQKKFSHPISVVLFIFLSFGLSTLSNISSQGKGFVGGLIVVLGYWIISIGGQELALRLSIVPSLALWIPNAALFFTALILSMRKSAV
- the dut gene encoding dUTP diphosphatase; the protein is MIRVRAVVYPGASFPEYQTLGSSGADLRAFLPGGPLEVHPLGRVLVPTGVCVELPVGLEMQIRPRSGLALEYGVTVLNSPGTIDADYRGEIRVLLVNLGLAAFVVSHGDRIAQAVISSVLRVEYVRSGSISLTERGKGGYGSTGVL